TCAGCTGGAAGCGATTGTTAGTCGGTTTCTCTTCGAGAGTTCTCAATCATTTCAAATATTGATTCAATTACTATTTCTGGCCTTTCCAGGTGAATATAGTGTCCGACACCTTCGAGTATGGATTGTTTGCTGTTCCTACTTAATCCCAACAGTTCCGATTGGAGTTTTACCCAAAGTTTCTCTCTGTCACTAATTATTTTCCCTGCCTTTTTTGATGTTAGAATATGCAATGGAATATTTCCAAAGTCATTATAATCTTCAGCTTGTTGCAACGATCGTACAGATGCTGCAGTCTCATCAAACCATGTAAGACTGTTCTTCTTATAGCACGTTAGTGCTACTCGGTATAAATCGTTTGGTATTCCATACTGCTTTAAAGATTCCTTCTTGATCCCTAACTTCAACAACAGCCATATTAGTGGTCTAATTCTTTCATTGGGTATTGTCTTCTTAACTCCTACTTCCTTCATTCGCTCAAATGCTTGTGGATGCAAGGGATCTAGGAAAACCATCCCGACTATTTTTTCAATATTCATCCCGGCAAATATACGCCCATAGATTCCGCCCATTCCGTGACCTACGATTAGGTAGGGACCGGTATCTCCTTGAGCGGCAAGCAATGCTTCTACTTCTAACGCAATTCTTTCGCCAGTCCTTGGTAATTCGCCTTCATCGCTCCAGAAATAGCCTAGTCTATCAAAGCAAACCGTTTTTGTTTGCTTGCCAATTTCATCCTGGATTTCCTTCCAGTTAATAAATGTTCCGTACATATCAATATCAGAGAAAAATATGACTGTTGGACTTCCCTTTCCTCGTATGCGGATATGCATTGCCTTATTATTTACTAATACAATATCGCCAAAGTGTTCATATCTTTCCATATTATTAGGTTCAGAACCAAAGCAGCTGCAGCTAATGACTATCATAAATAGGGGCAGCAACCATTTTCTATTCATTCTGATCATGTTTCTCCTTCAATCAGCCTAGGCTCCATGTATTAGCCAATGCATGATGAACGAAAGTCCAACCACATTGATTACACTCTTTTTACGTAATCATACTCCATTATATCATAGATTTTGAGCTCATGTTCATTTAAGTAACCAAGGAGAAATCCCCTAAACCAAACGTGATAAATCCCTTCCCCTATATCTCCAAAACCAAGTTGCTTACCCTTGAATGCTGTTCCCACGAATATACTATCATCCTTACCGACACGGATGATTCCATTCTTGCAGATGTTTCGCACTCTGTATTCTGAAGGGTAGCTCCATTCCTCTATTTTCTTTGGATATGACCTTTTCGATTTCTCATAAATTGAAACAGGAGTTACCATCTATAGAGCTTCATGGGGACGTTCTATATTATATTCTCTGGTAAACTTATTGAACTTTATCTGTTGGCTTCTGAGACTTTTACCAGGATCCCTACAAGCTTCCGCTTTCAACACTCGATGCATCCTTTCATGCTTTCCATTCTGCTGTGGGGCTGCTGGAGCACTGAATACGGGAAGGATACCTAACTCCGTCAACCAGACAGAAAGCTGTGTATACCTTCCGAGAGAACGAACGTTGGCAAAGGGCGAACCATTGTCTGTATGCAATTGTTCAGGAAGTCCATATTCTTTGAAG
This DNA window, taken from Sediminispirochaeta bajacaliforniensis DSM 16054, encodes the following:
- a CDS encoding alpha/beta fold hydrolase, whose translation is MIRMNRKWLLPLFMIVISCSCFGSEPNNMERYEHFGDIVLVNNKAMHIRIRGKGSPTVIFFSDIDMYGTFINWKEIQDEIGKQTKTVCFDRLGYFWSDEGELPRTGERIALEVEALLAAQGDTGPYLIVGHGMGGIYGRIFAGMNIEKIVGMVFLDPLHPQAFERMKEVGVKKTIPNERIRPLIWLLLKLGIKKESLKQYGIPNDLYRVALTCYKKNSLTWFDETAASVRSLQQAEDYNDFGNIPLHILTSKKAGKIISDREKLWVKLQSELLGLSRNSKQSILEGVGHYIHLERPEIVIESIFEMIENSRRETD
- a CDS encoding integrase core domain-containing protein, whose translation is MHTDNGSPFANVRSLGRYTQLSVWLTELGILPVFSAPAAPQQNGKHERMHRVLKAEACRDPGKSLRSQQIKFNKFTREYNIERPHEAL